One Odontesthes bonariensis isolate fOdoBon6 chromosome 12, fOdoBon6.hap1, whole genome shotgun sequence genomic window, gtcaaaaaactcctcggtggccccgggggtggatgaggtccgtcctgacttcctcaaggctctggatgttgtagggctgtgttggttgacacgcctctgcagcatctcatggacatcgggggcagtgcttctggactggcagatcggggtggtgggccccctctttaaaaagggggactgGAGGGTGTGTTCTAACTACAGGGGGATcgcactcctcagcctccctggtaagttctattcgggggtactagagaggaggatccgccggatagtcgaatttcggattcaggaggagcagtgtggttttcatcctggtcgtggaacagtggaccagctctatactctcagcaggatcctggagggtgatgggagttcgcccaatcggtctacatgtgttttgtgagactgtgtccctcggggactcttgtggggggtgctccaggagtatggagtgccggactccttgatcgGGGCTGTtgggtctctgtatgaccggtgtcagagtttggtacagattgccggcagtaagttggATGTATTTCCgttgagggttggactccgtcagggcttccctttgtcaccgattctgttcataatttttatggacagaatttgtAGGCACAGCCAGGGtattgagggggtccggtttggtgacctcagaatcgggcctctgctttttgcggacgatgcggttctgtcagcgtcgtcgggccgtgaccttcagctctcactggaaatgtctgcagccgagtgtgaagcggctgggatgagaatcagcacctccaaatctgagaccatggtcctcggccggaaaagggtggaatgccctctccgggtcgggaatgagatccttccccaagtggaggagttaaAATATcccggggtcttgttcacgagtgagggacgaatggagcgggagattgacagacagatcggtgcggcgtctgcagtgatgcgggctctgcaccggcccgtcgtggtgaagaaggagctgagccagaaggcgaagttcttgatttaccggtcagtctatgttcctaccctcacctatggtcatgagctgtgggtagtgaccgaaagaacgaaatcgcgaatacaagcggccgaaatgagtttcctccgcagggtgtctgggctctcccttagagatagggtgagaagctcggtcatccgggaggggctcggagtagaaccgctgctcctccgcatccagaggagtcagatgaggtggctcgggcatctggttaggatggcTCCTGGacacctccctggtgaggtgttccgggcccgtcccactaggaggaggccccggggaagacccaggacacgttggagagactatgtctctcggctggcctgggaacgcctcggggtccccccagaagagctggaggaagtggccggggacagggacgtctgggcttctctgctcaggctgctgcccccgcgacccgatcccccggacaagcggaagataatggatggatggatggaagcttttcagtagtgtgtatgagagcttgttactagtatatatgaaaggtaaagcttttcaccagttcatatgaaagcttttcagtaggttatataagaggtaaatgttttcactagtttatgtgagagcttttcactagtgtttgtgcaaggttttgagtatcgtatgtggaagagtttaatttcatatgtgtatatggaagttaattctgatatATGTCCCTGGTGGTTCCTCATACTGGATCAACTTGTAGAGTGACCTATATATCTGCAAACTAAACAGCTCGCTGAATGTCACATTTTCAGACATAGATTTTGAGTTGGTGGTGAAACCAGACACCAACATAATATGTTCACTTCAAAGACagctatttatgtttttttaaaggCTTAAGAGTGGCATATCTTTTTAAGACCACCAATTTTTCAACCACATGCTGTAACCTCCATCCTaagtaataaataaaactatatTTAGAAACATGAGGGGAGGGATCTTTGTTTCTTAGATACACGCAATGTCAGAGGCATAAAAGAATCTATAAAACACTGAGATGTGTAGGAAACGCTGCCAGTGATGATCAGCTCTTTCCTTCAGTCCTTCATGATGAACGGAGCTGAACTCTGCTTTCCACAACTCCTCAACTCCTCCTGCAGGAAGACCAGCCGTCCTCAGTCAGATTCCATCCTCATTTACATCATACTGTGCTGCATCTCTCCGCTAACCGTGACTCTTAACCTGCTGGTCATCATCTCCATCTCACACTTCAGGTAAATCCTCTTTCAACCACTGGAACAGGAAGTTATTCTGAACATATGCTTTtgatctgcagatgtttaaacTGTTGCTTTTTACTCATTTTGACTAAAACCACTGATACTTGTGTTTCTCTGCGTCCTCTCCAGGCAGCTCCACACACCCAccaacctcctcctcctctctctggctGTCTCAGATTTCTTCGTGGGTTTTTCCATGGCCAGTCAGATCATGTTAATAGACGATTGTTGGTATCTTGGTGACCTGCCGTGTGTCATGTTTTGTGTTGTGACCATAATAATTACATCTGTCTCCGTAGGAACCATGGTGCTCATATCAGTTGATCGTTATGTAGCGATTTGTGATCCCCTTCATTATCCGACCAAAGTCACCTCAAAGAGAGTTCATATCTGCGTTTCTCTCTGTTGGATCTCTTCTTTCACCTATGCTGTTGTGATGTTGAGAGACAACCTTAAACAACCAGGCAGGTTTAATTCCTGCTCTGGAGAATGTGTGATTTATTTGGGCTTCATTGAAAATGTTGCAGATCTATTTATAACCTTCATCACTCCCATTTCCATCATCGTATTTCTGTATTTCAGAGTATTTGTGGTGGTTGTGTCTCAGGTTCGGGCCATGCGCTCTCACATCGGAGCTGCCATACTGCAGCGTTCAGAGAAAACAATCATTAAGAAATCTGAGCTGAAAGCAGCCGTGACTCTGGGGATTGTTGTTCTCGTTTTCCTGTCATGCATCTTCCCATATTACTGTTTCATAATGCTAAGTAAAAGTGCCTCCCTCAAGGCTTCCTCTATGTCTTTTATGGTATGCCTGTTCTATATGAACTCTTGTGTCAATCCTCTGATCTATGCACTTTTCTACCCCTGGTTTAGAAAATCTATTAAACTTATTGTCACATTTCGAGTGTTGAAGCGCGGCTCCCGTGATTCCAACGTACACCGAAAGGGACGCTCAGGAGGGACAGCAATAAAACCTGTAGGTTGAACAATTATGCCGTTTCAGATCATTATTATTCTTCACTAAACATTTCCAACTGAATTAAAGTTGTTCTGTGTCCTCATAATGACACTGAGATCAGCTCTCTGTGCCGTACATCTGTTTTGGTAGAAggtattttttccttttaacacAGTGTcgataattattacagttctgTGGTTATTAGGACCTAAACAGCTCAGTTACAGACATTTTTAAGTGTACACTGAACGGTAATTGAATGTATTTTCTACAGAGATACAGAAAAGATATGATTCATATCTCTGCCCCTGGAAGATTTTCACATGAAACATCTGTAGAGAAAACAGTGAAGGGTTAGTGAAGGATAAGTGATTTATTTACAAAGGTGCTAGTAAAAGGTAAATGCCCTGGTTTCTGGGATTGCTCCTGTGGTGGGTCTTTGCTTTCCGGAGGGGAGAAACCAGTTAAACAGAATCTCTTCAGTTTGGGACACGAGCTTGAATGAATGACTAGTTACTTGAGCTTTTAATTCTTGGACTGACTTCCGGTGATATTCAGAAGGTTTGATGAAGGGGATTGTGCTGGCTGTGCAGAGTGGCTTCTCTGTTCCACTGGAgtcaattaacacaaaacatttattcttGCAGGAAGGAGACAAGTCTTCACAACATATCAGAAAGCTGACAGAGAGTTGTCTGAGTTAAAAAAATGATGCTATCGCTATTTATGTCTTCTACTATGAGATCACAAGCCACACAAGGTTATGAAACTTTCAGTAAAGCTGAAATAAGACATCGTAAACCATTCTCACACATGGTATCTGCTTTTCTCATAGTACAACTAGCTGCCATAGAGTCAACTGAAGCTGAAACAACCATCTGGTGCCGACCAGAAGAGGAACTGGAGCTGAAGTACCGAAGCCAGGAAATGAGCCACAGGTGGAGACTATCAGCAGCAATCAGCATTCAGCAGCTGGCTTACCCAACAACAGTCTACTTCTGATATGACCCAAAACAGAACTAAAATATAGATTCTAACAGGATGCTGTGGTCTCAAACTTTTAACAGTTATCACGTGTCATTTGATGTATTTGCTCCCTGGATTTtgacttcatcaacaccaaTTTCACAGGAAACATGAGAGATGTGTGCCTGTGTAAATAGATAATTAGATTgtcctgaaaagttgtccagtCCCAACTTTtatgagacgtgttgctgccatgGTAACAAGATGAGCGGATAGTCCATAAATTAGTCAAATGTCTCATTTTTAACATCTGGTATATTTTCTTTGATTCTTCACGATTGTTTTATTGGATTATCAGATTTAAAGATCAccgcattttgttttttgttaatattttacAAAGCATCCAACTTTTTGGGAACTTAGTTCATATATCAAAAGAATAAGACCAAAGAACACATGATTCTGAGAAATGTATTCTCATTATCAGTtgcatgcaggttacatgtgaTACAATCATAAGAAAGATAGATGAAGCATTCAGAATATAACTTCAACTTCTAACCTGGTCTGAAAAACTCACTGAAGCATAAAAGAGTTTATAAATCTATGACAGTGTTTGTACCCTATTTCCCAAAAGTGATTCGTTACCCCATAAGATCAGACAACATCGGCTTCTTGTAGCTTTCATTCATCTGTAAATCACTAAAGAAGACCCAACTTAGATAGCAccattttaaccatttttaaacctttaaagcGCTGATAAATGACTTCAGTGGGACAAAACCATCTCGATCACGTCAGTCTGAGCCTCCTCACAAACCTAGAAAGATAACCAAATGTGAGCTATAGTTACTTAAAATGCAGATGTGTCATCAAACTGAACGAAAGGAATCATCTATTTTGTGATGATATtctgcttataaataccaatttgtctGTAAAGGAGAAGTTTGGTTCTTTtaaaccttatttctggcattaaataccttcatctactcaccgataacagtctggtgaaagtctgcgtccttcggaagatatttagatcactggagatcggcatATATCCATTTAacggagagaacagggcagacacaatacagcctctaattaaggcattatctgtctttatttcaccaatactttaagaccaatgaatgaatgaacgcgtactattgcactgttagctcagagctgccgtgttgttgttatccggggctatcggggggcttataggaagctttctacacacgagtccactgggatgacgtcattgaTGCGCCGCTCATTCACTCTGTGACGGTTGGCTAACTTCACccggagtttgctgctgctagctttgtgcaacatggcaggatatttatcagattctgACGTACGATGGACgatccttaccggagtgaataataataataataataataacttggacttatatagcgcctttcaaggtaCCCATGGTcgcttaacaaaagaaaagaaggggggaagggtagggccagaggggtgggtttaagaagaggaggacatggagaagagatgtgtttttagattatttttgaactgtagtagagagggggcagaacggatgtgaagtggcagattaAGCTGTGTTGCAGCGTTGCACgccgatgacgtcatcccagtagacgcttgtgtagaaagcttcctataagccccccgataacaacaacacggcagctctgagctaacagtgcaatagtgcgcgttcattcattcattggtcttaaagtattggtgaaataaagacagataatgccttattcaaaggctgtattgtctctgttctttcccgttatatggatatacgccgatctccagtgatctaaatatcttccgaaggacgccgactttcaccaaactgttatcgaatagaatagaaaaatactttattcatcccccaatgggggaaattcaaattagtcaagtagctcaagattttttaaaatatttacaatgattgtattaacaacaacaacaacaacaacaataataataccaattctagtagaaagaactactactaactaataataataataaatgactaaataaacaaataaataaataaaaaaataaataaaaaaatcgtgAGTAGATaaacgtgttttttttctttttttaaatattttttggggttttttatgcctttaatgataggacagttggagagagacaggaagcaggctGCAACAACAcggcatatactttatcctttagaaaattaacattttcaacaatatttcaacaaacacagaacatatccctatttgaaatctgaatgtagcatgcatgaaaacacagtatatagaatcttggatgttaagctgcgttgtgcccccgttagcttccacgctagctgctacatgtttagcgttgaggtgatatt contains:
- the LOC142396053 gene encoding trace amine-associated receptor 13c-like, whose translation is MISSFLQSFMMNGAELCFPQLLNSSCRKTSRPQSDSILIYIILCCISPLTVTLNLLVIISISHFRQLHTPTNLLLLSLAVSDFFVGFSMASQIMLIDDCWYLGDLPCVMFCVVTIIITSVSVGTMVLISVDRYVAICDPLHYPTKVTSKRVHICVSLCWISSFTYAVVMLRDNLKQPGRFNSCSGECVIYLGFIENVADLFITFITPISIIVFLYFRVFVVVVSQVRAMRSHIGAAILQRSEKTIIKKSELKAAVTLGIVVLVFLSCIFPYYCFIMLSKSASLKASSMSFMVCLFYMNSCVNPLIYALFYPWFRKSIKLIVTFRVLKRGSRDSNVHRKGRSGGTAIKPVG